A stretch of the Conger conger chromosome 3, fConCon1.1, whole genome shotgun sequence genome encodes the following:
- the LOC133124414 gene encoding microtubule-associated protein 2-like isoform X2, which produces MADGRQPQDSGPQWGPPGAQGQAPPAGHSENGFSAYRTCQPGEGPAPGSASYSATKENGFNGDLAGGHPVTAVEDSANLPPSPPPSPSAEQFGPLEQDVGDEEEARPLQRFQNSRERCRFLAPSISVSVPEDEPSHSDEEYFEHPLFSPEWTRYGYCPPSGQAAVFRQIEEELTEAEEEEEIAEAAPEEQERQSSGEEPEQGPEAEPLEQAENLGEVQAQPCLQAEAASVPPEAPNGSGNEAGLDKGPEEALKMDEGRPDSMQAAAASSDFAEKDLEEHSASFSPAPLTSEKEEEEEPFKPALEIPVNGQKHPKVATEPSSKQPDTSTQPPADHWKGQELTDASKVSSDEEDRPVLQEQAPLEALMGSGHIHSKDSQDEEQIIMDVKPQSMGGEREMEVKSDEEKTKDVEITMVGGSKETTERKEVAFSSDFEEVEAQQGASIARPVDVFGKREAKGQTVPMDTKGEVEIFDQGKAISEKDDLKLHMDTADRLQDVDIEQDKSGMSAYFETSTLKEDEDRGQGEGYYELSDAREKISEPVSTPSPPEIGYTTLTQTQSPEGDARMSPVEDHGPVPVTERRDELSIGKLSLEQRSYSLNISIAPMDQSGGQGQPKNFSPLATDIMSYTSGSLDESAEYLPVTTPSVEKKPNFPPMILETAPSFASPPTSPPAVTTSPKTSSQPESPVLPFPMKFNHRNGTVMAPDLPEMLDLAGVRPRLTSDGSDSEMMRRKSVPANVLMGDSLAKLVLGDQSQTAARSESQLEELGYCVFNEYSGPMPSPADVHSPLDSPPKIFPTIMSEKDQGMKELMTVEGEVTEAQDQKEVAEQKEAKEKTEEETEMPKDVEEDESEYVVGEKTVLFEALAAKDSESTPVIKPAELLLEKPKDFSLKTSLTSDIKGQIIPEVEEQDLSREASPVPPDRFGTEAMESQPDRPVTPTVTITLDETKPEIDRDAQLATQAEIADAENKIRKLEMESRPLSVEEERELQELREKVKDKPDLVHQEAYEEVDAEDVYQLTGVAKDRIAKPVKPSPASSVESATDEEKVDVLEQEKVQQPSKQLSTDEEKVDGLEHKKVLQPKEQLSTDEEKVDAHEQEEVQQPKEQLFTDEEKVDAHEKEEDQQLKEQLSTDVEKVDAPEQEKDQQPKEQLSTDEEKVDAHEQEEDQQPKEQLFTDEEKVDAHEQEEDRQLKEQLSTDEKKVDAHEQEEDQQPKEQISTDVEKVDIHEPELQQSKDQVPLELEAIKADTLEGNAPEASSQPAIGTSTAPGAHSEQEDEDVELAEEPEEVMEEVQASVCLGKEKEQEGLEEAELVEGAKAAAVETLEPRAIIESVVTVEDDFITVVQTIDEGEQSGHSVRFSAPPEDDQVQVHPEEEEEEEEEEEESIEIAQEVALEAASLEEISDVPEVPEMTTSPMKEAASESEPKTETDDYRDETTIDDSILDTDSAWVDTQDDDRSIVTEKIEPLPKVQSPVVSRPSADKHMRAKSAGRARARVSTPERRPVRKERSSGPRDEGRKKKAVIKKADLTKKSESQTRSPSRKSAYRPAARQPRPAQHVSAKRKPAVLSVSPAIGVAEGRQPLSVAHKSRERTADGSSRSPEKRSSLPRPASILTRRAPPADQDETSTSITSSGSTAPRRPTSFRTEGRAEHRTGRAPTMTGTESTRSRSARSGTSTPRTPGSTAITPGTPPSYSCRTPGTPRTPGTPKSLSLLPQEKKVAVIRTPPKSPATTPKQLRVLNQPLPDLKNVKAKIGSTDNIKYQPKGGQVLIPSVKLDFSHVQSRCGSLDKRQYTTAGGNVYIQNKKIDLSHITSKCGSMDNIHHRPGGGHIRIESVKLDFKDKAQAKVGSLDNAHHTPGGGNIMIESHKLGFRDTARARVDHGAEIIVTQSPRLSGTTSPHRHSNMSSSGSINLLESPQLATLAEDVTAALAKQGL; this is translated from the exons TGGAAGACTCCGCCAACCTGCCCCCGTCCCCTCCGCCCTCTCCGTCCGCTGAGCAGTTCGGACCCCTGGAACAAG aCGTaggggacgaggaggaggcaCGCCCTCTCCAACGCTTCCAAAATTCTCGGGAGAGGTGCAGGTTCCTCGCCCCCTCCATCTCGGTGTCTGTGCCCGAGGATGAGCCCTCGCACTCCGATGAGGAGTACTTTGAGCACCCCTTGTTCAGCCCAGAGTGGACGCGGTATGGCTACTGCCCCCCCTCGGGGCAGGCCGCCGTCTTTAGGCAGATCGAAG AGGAGCTCACAGAAgccgaggaggaagaggagattgCAGAGGCAGCTCCTGAGGAGCAAGAGCGGCAGAGCAGTGGGGAGGAACCTGAGCAGGGGCCCGAGGCGGAGCCCTTAGAGCAGGCAGAGAACTTAGGCGAGGTCCAGGCTCAGCCCTGTCTACAGGCCGAGGCAGCTAGCGTTCCCCCAGAAGCCCCCAATGGGAGTGGCAATGAGGCAGGGTTGGACAAGGGTCCCGAGGAAG CCCTGAAGATGGACGAGGGGAGGCCAGACAGCATGCAGGCTGCTGCCGCCAGCTCAGACTTTGCAGAGAAAGATCTGGAAGAACACTCCGCCTCGTTCAGCCCAGCACCACTCActtcagaaaaagaagaagaagaagagcccTTTAAACCTGCTCTAGAGATCCCAGTCAATGGTCAGAAACACCCCAAAGTGGCCACTGAACCATCCTCCAAGCAGCCTGACACGTCAACCCAACCCCCCGCTGACCACTGGAAGGGGCAGGAATTGACCGATGCCTCTAAAGTAAGCTCAGATGAGGAGGATAGGCCTGTCCTTCAGGAGCAGGCCCCTCTGGAAGCGCTCATGGGCAGTGGTCATATCCACTCTAAGGACAGCCAGGATGAAGAGCAGATAATAATGGATGTCAAACCTCAGAGTATGGGTGGAGAAAGGGAGATGGAAGTCAAATCTGATGAGGAAAAGACAAAGGACGTGGAAATCACAATGGTGGGTGGAAGTAAGGAAACTACTGAAAGGAAAGAAGTTGCATTTAGTTCAGATTTTGAGGAGGTGGAAGCCCAGCAGGGAGCCTCGATTGCTAGACCTGTGGATGTGTTTGGAAAGCGAGAGGCAAAGGGCCAAACTGTCCCCATGGACACCAAAGGTGAAGTGGAGATCTTTGATCAAGGAAAAGCCATCAGTGAAAAGGATGACTTGAAGTTGCACATGGACACTGCTGATCGATTGCAAGATGTGGATATTGAGCAGGACAAATCAGGAATGTCTGCGTACTTTGAGACGTCAACTCTGAAGGAAGATGAAGATAGGGGGCAAGGGGAAGGGTACTATGAGCTTAGTGATGCCAGAGAAAAGATTTCTGAACCAGTCTCCACTCCTTCACCTCCTGAAATTGGGTATACCACACTGACACAAACGCAGTCCCCAGAAGGGGATGCCAGGATGAGCCCTGTGGAAGATCATGGGCCCGTTCcagtcacagagaggagggatgAGCTGTCAATTGGAAAGCTGTCTCTGGAGCAGAGGAGTTACTCCTTAAACATCTCCATCGCACCAATGGATCAAAGTGGAGGGCAGGGGCAGCCAAAGAATTTCTCCCCATTGGCCACAGATATCATGTCCTATACAAGTGGAAGTCTGGATGAGTCTGCAGAGTACCTTCCAGTAACCACCCCTTCTGTGGAAAAGAAACCAAATTTCCCTCCGATGATTCTTGAAACCGCTCCTTCATTTGCCTCTCCCCCAACCTCCCCACCAGCGGTCACAACCAGTCCAAAGACAAGCTCTCAGCCTGAGTCTCCAGTATTACCCTTCCCAATGAAGTTCAACCACAGAAATGGTACCGTGATGGCCCCTGACCTGCCTGAGATGTTGGACCTAGCAGGTGTCAGACCAAGGCTGACATCTGATGGTAGTGACTCAGAAATGATGAGGAGGAAGTCTGTCCCTGCTAATGTGCTCATGGGTGATTCCTTAGCTAAATTAGTGCTAGGTGATCAGAGCCAAACGGCAGCAAGAAGCGAGAGCCAGTTGGAAGAACTGGGCTACTGTGTTTTTAATGAGTACTCTGGCCCAATGCCCTCCCCTGCTGATGTACACAGTCCCTTGGACTCTCCTCCCAAAATCTTCCCCACAATTATGTCAGAGAAGGATCAAGGTATGAAGGAGCTAATGACAGTGGAAGGGGAAGTTACAGAAGCACAAGACCAAAAAGAAGTAGCAGAACAAAAAGAAGCCAAAGAAAAGACAGAGGAAGAAACTGAAATGCCCAAAGACGTAGAGGAGGATGAAAGTGAATATGTGGTTGGAGAAAAAACTGTATTGTTTGAAGCACTTGCCGCCAAAGACAGTGAATCTACACCTGTGATCAAACCTGCAGAACTACTTCTGGAAAAGCCAAAGGATTTCAGTCTGAAGACTAGCCTGACTAGTGACATCAAAGGTCAAATCATTCCTGAGGTGGAGGAGCAAGACCTGTCAAGGGAGGCATCTCCTGTGCCACCAGATAGATTTGGGACAGAGGCTATGGAAAGTCAGCCAGATAGACCAGTGACACCGACTGTTACAATCACCCTTGATGAAACAAAGCCTGAGATAGACAGAGATGCCCAACTAGCAACCCAGGCTGAAATAGCCGACGCCGAAAACAAAATCCGTAAGTTGGAGATGGAGAGCAGGCCTTTGAGCGTGGAGGAGGAACGTGAGCTCCAGGAGCTCAGAGAAAAAGTGAAGGACAAGCCAGACTTAGTACACCAGGAGGCCTACGAGGAGGTGGATGCTGAGGATGTCTACCAGCTCACGGGTGTTGCAAAAGACAGAATTGCAAAACCCGTAAAACCTTCACCAGCATCATCAGTAGAGAGTGCTACAGATGAGGAGAAAGTAGATGTTCTTGAACAAGAGAAGGTTCAGCAACCAAGCAAACAGCTTTCTACAGATGAGGAGAAAGTCGACGGTCTTGAACACAAGAAGGTTCTTCAACCAAAGGAACAGCTTTCTACAGATGAGGAGAAGGTAGATGCTCATGAACAAGAGGAGGTTCAGCAGCCAAAGGAGCAGCTTTTTACAGATGAGGAGAAGGTAGATGCTCATGAAAAAGAGGAGGATCAGCAGCTAAAGGAGCAGCTTTCTACAGATGTGGAGAAAGTAGATGCTCCTGAACAAGAGAAGGACCAGCAGCCAAAGGAGCAGCTTTCTACAGATGAGGAGAAAGTAGATGCTCATGAACAAGAGGAGGACCAGCAGCCAAAGGAGCAGCTTTTTACAGATGAGGAGAAGGTAGATGCTCATGAACAAGAGGAGGATCGGCAGCTAAAGGAGCAGCTTTCCACAGATGAGAAGAAAGTAGATGCCCATGAACAAGAGGAAGATCAGCAGCCAAAGGAGCAGATTTCTACAGATGTGGAGAAAGTCGATATTCATGAACCAGAGCTTCAGCAATCTAAGGATCAGGTCCCTCTGGAATTAGAGGCAATAAAGGCAGATACTCTAGAGGGAAATGCCCCAGAAGCATCTTCACAGCCTGCTATAGGTACCTCTACTGCCCCAGGAGCACATAGTGAGCAAGAGGATGAAGACGTAGAACTGGCTGAAGAGCCTGAAGAAGTCATGGAGGAAGTCCAAGCATCAGTATGTCTGGGAAaggagaaggagcaggaggGGCTTGAGGAGGCAGAGCTTGTTGAAGGTGCAAAAGCAGCTGCTGTGGAGACATTGGAGCCCCGAGCCATCATTGAATCAGTGGTCACTGTGGAAGATGACTTCATCACGGTAGTGCAAACCATCGATGAGGGAGAACAATCCGGACACAGCGTCCGCTTCTCTGCCCCACCTGAGGATGACCAGGTACAAGTTCACccggaggaggaagaagaagaagaagaagaagaagaggaatcAATTGAAATAGCCCAAGAAGTTGCTCTGGAAGCTGCCAGTCTTGAGGAGATTTCAGATGTCCCAGAAGTTCCTGAGATGACCACCTCCCCCATGAAGGAGGCGGCATCAGAGAGCGAGCCAAAAACAGAGACGGATGACTACAGAGACGAGACAACCATCGACGACTCCATCTTAGACACAGACAGTGCCTGGGTGGACACTCAAG ATGATGACAGGAGCATTGTGACAGAGAAAATTGAACCGCTCCCCAAAGTGCAGAGTCCCGTCGTCTCGAGGCCGTCTGCGGACAAGCACATGCGGGCGAAATCCGCGGGCCGAGCGAGGGCGCGTGTCTCCACCCCCGAGCGCCGGCCCGTCCGGAAAGAGCGCAGCTCCGGGCCCAGGGACGAGGGCAGGAAGAAAAAAG CTGTGATTAAGAAGGCTGATCTTACTAAAAAATCAGAGTCTCAGACGCGCTCTCCCTCCCGGAAGAGCGCTTATAGGCCTGCGGCCAGACAGCCCAGGCCAGCCCAGCACGTCAGTGCTAAACGGAAACCCGCAG TTCTATCAGTCTCTCCAGCCATCGGGGTGGCAGAAGGGCGGCAGCCGCTCAGCGTTGCCCATAAGTCCCGGGAAAGGACCGCG GATGGCAGCTCACGGAGCCCAGAGAAGAGGTCCTCCCTGCCCCGGCCTGCCTCCATCCTGACCCGGAGAGCCCCTCCGGCAGACCAGGATGAGACCTCCACCTCCATCACCAGCTCCGGCTCCACTGCCCCCCGCCGCCCCACCT CATTTCGCACTGAGGGCCGGGCAGAGCACAGGACCGGACGGGCCCCCACTATGACAG GGACAGAGTCCACCCGCTCGCGCTCGGCCCGCAgcggcacctccactccccgCACCCCCGGCTCCACGGCCATCACCCCCGGCACCCCGCCCAGCTACTCCTGCCGTACCCCGGGCACCCCCCGCACCCCTGGGACGCCCAAATCCCTGAGCCTGCTGCCCCAGGAGAAGAAGGTGGCCGTCATCCGCACGCCGCCCAAGTCGCCCGCCACCACGCCCAAACAGCTGCGCGTGCTCAACCAGCCGCTGCCCGACCTGAAGAACGTCAAGGCCAAGATCGGCTCCACGGACAACATCAAGTACCAGCCCAAGGGGGGTCAG GTTTTAATCCCCAGCGTAAAGCTGGACTTTAGCCACGTTCAGTCTAGGTGTGGCTCCCTGGACAAAAGGCAGTACACTACAGCTGGTGGAAAC GTGTACATTCAGAACAAGAAGATAGACCTGAGCCACATCACCTCTAAGTGTGGATCAATGGACAACATTCATCATCGGCCAG GTGGTGGTCACATACGTATCGAGAGTGTGAAATTAGACTTCAAAGACAAGGCCCAGGCCAAAGTGGGCTCCCTGGacaatgctcaccacacacctgGAGGAGGAAACATCATG ATCGAGAGCCACAAGCTGGGCTTCCGAGACACGGCGAGGGCACGCGTGGACCACGGGGCCGAGATCATCGTGACCCAGTCCCCGCGGCTGTCCGGCACCACCTCTCCGCATCGCCACAGCAACATGTCCTCCTCGGGCAGCATCAACCTGCTGGAGTCTCCGCAGCTGGCCACGCTGGCTGAGGACGTCACCGCTGCGCTTGCCAAGCAGGGCTTATGA
- the LOC133124414 gene encoding microtubule-associated protein 2-like isoform X4, which translates to MADGRQPQDSGPQWGPPGAQGQAPPAGHSENGFSAYRTCQPGEGPAPGSASYSATKENGFNGDLAGGHPVTAVEDSANLPPSPPPSPSAEQFGPLEQVLTSPLLPLSEEELTEAEEEEEIAEAAPEEQERQSSGEEPEQGPEAEPLEQAENLGEVQAQPCLQAEAASVPPEAPNGSGNEAGLDKGPEEALKMDEGRPDSMQAAAASSDFAEKDLEEHSASFSPAPLTSEKEEEEEPFKPALEIPVNGQKHPKVATEPSSKQPDTSTQPPADHWKGQELTDASKVSSDEEDRPVLQEQAPLEALMGSGHIHSKDSQDEEQIIMDVKPQSMGGEREMEVKSDEEKTKDVEITMVGGSKETTERKEVAFSSDFEEVEAQQGASIARPVDVFGKREAKGQTVPMDTKGEVEIFDQGKAISEKDDLKLHMDTADRLQDVDIEQDKSGMSAYFETSTLKEDEDRGQGEGYYELSDAREKISEPVSTPSPPEIGYTTLTQTQSPEGDARMSPVEDHGPVPVTERRDELSIGKLSLEQRSYSLNISIAPMDQSGGQGQPKNFSPLATDIMSYTSGSLDESAEYLPVTTPSVEKKPNFPPMILETAPSFASPPTSPPAVTTSPKTSSQPESPVLPFPMKFNHRNGTVMAPDLPEMLDLAGVRPRLTSDGSDSEMMRRKSVPANVLMGDSLAKLVLGDQSQTAARSESQLEELGYCVFNEYSGPMPSPADVHSPLDSPPKIFPTIMSEKDQGMKELMTVEGEVTEAQDQKEVAEQKEAKEKTEEETEMPKDVEEDESEYVVGEKTVLFEALAAKDSESTPVIKPAELLLEKPKDFSLKTSLTSDIKGQIIPEVEEQDLSREASPVPPDRFGTEAMESQPDRPVTPTVTITLDETKPEIDRDAQLATQAEIADAENKIRKLEMESRPLSVEEERELQELREKVKDKPDLVHQEAYEEVDAEDVYQLTGVAKDRIAKPVKPSPASSVESATDEEKVDVLEQEKVQQPSKQLSTDEEKVDGLEHKKVLQPKEQLSTDEEKVDAHEQEEVQQPKEQLFTDEEKVDAHEKEEDQQLKEQLSTDVEKVDAPEQEKDQQPKEQLSTDEEKVDAHEQEEDQQPKEQLFTDEEKVDAHEQEEDRQLKEQLSTDEKKVDAHEQEEDQQPKEQISTDVEKVDIHEPELQQSKDQVPLELEAIKADTLEGNAPEASSQPAIGTSTAPGAHSEQEDEDVELAEEPEEVMEEVQASVCLGKEKEQEGLEEAELVEGAKAAAVETLEPRAIIESVVTVEDDFITVVQTIDEGEQSGHSVRFSAPPEDDQVQVHPEEEEEEEEEEEESIEIAQEVALEAASLEEISDVPEVPEMTTSPMKEAASESEPKTETDDYRDETTIDDSILDTDSAWVDTQDDDRSIVTEKIEPLPKVQSPVVSRPSADKHMRAKSAGRARARVSTPERRPVRKERSSGPRDEGRKKKAVIKKADLTKKSESQTRSPSRKSAYRPAARQPRPAQHVSAKRKPAVLSVSPAIGVAEGRQPLSVAHKSRERTADGSSRSPEKRSSLPRPASILTRRAPPADQDETSTSITSSGSTAPRRPTSFRTEGRAEHRTGRAPTMTGTESTRSRSARSGTSTPRTPGSTAITPGTPPSYSCRTPGTPRTPGTPKSLSLLPQEKKVAVIRTPPKSPATTPKQLRVLNQPLPDLKNVKAKIGSTDNIKYQPKGGQVLIPSVKLDFSHVQSRCGSLDKRQYTTAGGNVYIQNKKIDLSHITSKCGSMDNIHHRPGGGHIRIESVKLDFKDKAQAKVGSLDNAHHTPGGGNIMIESHKLGFRDTARARVDHGAEIIVTQSPRLSGTTSPHRHSNMSSSGSINLLESPQLATLAEDVTAALAKQGL; encoded by the exons TGGAAGACTCCGCCAACCTGCCCCCGTCCCCTCCGCCCTCTCCGTCCGCTGAGCAGTTCGGACCCCTGGAACAAG TCCTTACGTCTCCACTGCTTCCTCTTTCCGAAGAGGAGCTCACAGAAgccgaggaggaagaggagattgCAGAGGCAGCTCCTGAGGAGCAAGAGCGGCAGAGCAGTGGGGAGGAACCTGAGCAGGGGCCCGAGGCGGAGCCCTTAGAGCAGGCAGAGAACTTAGGCGAGGTCCAGGCTCAGCCCTGTCTACAGGCCGAGGCAGCTAGCGTTCCCCCAGAAGCCCCCAATGGGAGTGGCAATGAGGCAGGGTTGGACAAGGGTCCCGAGGAAG CCCTGAAGATGGACGAGGGGAGGCCAGACAGCATGCAGGCTGCTGCCGCCAGCTCAGACTTTGCAGAGAAAGATCTGGAAGAACACTCCGCCTCGTTCAGCCCAGCACCACTCActtcagaaaaagaagaagaagaagagcccTTTAAACCTGCTCTAGAGATCCCAGTCAATGGTCAGAAACACCCCAAAGTGGCCACTGAACCATCCTCCAAGCAGCCTGACACGTCAACCCAACCCCCCGCTGACCACTGGAAGGGGCAGGAATTGACCGATGCCTCTAAAGTAAGCTCAGATGAGGAGGATAGGCCTGTCCTTCAGGAGCAGGCCCCTCTGGAAGCGCTCATGGGCAGTGGTCATATCCACTCTAAGGACAGCCAGGATGAAGAGCAGATAATAATGGATGTCAAACCTCAGAGTATGGGTGGAGAAAGGGAGATGGAAGTCAAATCTGATGAGGAAAAGACAAAGGACGTGGAAATCACAATGGTGGGTGGAAGTAAGGAAACTACTGAAAGGAAAGAAGTTGCATTTAGTTCAGATTTTGAGGAGGTGGAAGCCCAGCAGGGAGCCTCGATTGCTAGACCTGTGGATGTGTTTGGAAAGCGAGAGGCAAAGGGCCAAACTGTCCCCATGGACACCAAAGGTGAAGTGGAGATCTTTGATCAAGGAAAAGCCATCAGTGAAAAGGATGACTTGAAGTTGCACATGGACACTGCTGATCGATTGCAAGATGTGGATATTGAGCAGGACAAATCAGGAATGTCTGCGTACTTTGAGACGTCAACTCTGAAGGAAGATGAAGATAGGGGGCAAGGGGAAGGGTACTATGAGCTTAGTGATGCCAGAGAAAAGATTTCTGAACCAGTCTCCACTCCTTCACCTCCTGAAATTGGGTATACCACACTGACACAAACGCAGTCCCCAGAAGGGGATGCCAGGATGAGCCCTGTGGAAGATCATGGGCCCGTTCcagtcacagagaggagggatgAGCTGTCAATTGGAAAGCTGTCTCTGGAGCAGAGGAGTTACTCCTTAAACATCTCCATCGCACCAATGGATCAAAGTGGAGGGCAGGGGCAGCCAAAGAATTTCTCCCCATTGGCCACAGATATCATGTCCTATACAAGTGGAAGTCTGGATGAGTCTGCAGAGTACCTTCCAGTAACCACCCCTTCTGTGGAAAAGAAACCAAATTTCCCTCCGATGATTCTTGAAACCGCTCCTTCATTTGCCTCTCCCCCAACCTCCCCACCAGCGGTCACAACCAGTCCAAAGACAAGCTCTCAGCCTGAGTCTCCAGTATTACCCTTCCCAATGAAGTTCAACCACAGAAATGGTACCGTGATGGCCCCTGACCTGCCTGAGATGTTGGACCTAGCAGGTGTCAGACCAAGGCTGACATCTGATGGTAGTGACTCAGAAATGATGAGGAGGAAGTCTGTCCCTGCTAATGTGCTCATGGGTGATTCCTTAGCTAAATTAGTGCTAGGTGATCAGAGCCAAACGGCAGCAAGAAGCGAGAGCCAGTTGGAAGAACTGGGCTACTGTGTTTTTAATGAGTACTCTGGCCCAATGCCCTCCCCTGCTGATGTACACAGTCCCTTGGACTCTCCTCCCAAAATCTTCCCCACAATTATGTCAGAGAAGGATCAAGGTATGAAGGAGCTAATGACAGTGGAAGGGGAAGTTACAGAAGCACAAGACCAAAAAGAAGTAGCAGAACAAAAAGAAGCCAAAGAAAAGACAGAGGAAGAAACTGAAATGCCCAAAGACGTAGAGGAGGATGAAAGTGAATATGTGGTTGGAGAAAAAACTGTATTGTTTGAAGCACTTGCCGCCAAAGACAGTGAATCTACACCTGTGATCAAACCTGCAGAACTACTTCTGGAAAAGCCAAAGGATTTCAGTCTGAAGACTAGCCTGACTAGTGACATCAAAGGTCAAATCATTCCTGAGGTGGAGGAGCAAGACCTGTCAAGGGAGGCATCTCCTGTGCCACCAGATAGATTTGGGACAGAGGCTATGGAAAGTCAGCCAGATAGACCAGTGACACCGACTGTTACAATCACCCTTGATGAAACAAAGCCTGAGATAGACAGAGATGCCCAACTAGCAACCCAGGCTGAAATAGCCGACGCCGAAAACAAAATCCGTAAGTTGGAGATGGAGAGCAGGCCTTTGAGCGTGGAGGAGGAACGTGAGCTCCAGGAGCTCAGAGAAAAAGTGAAGGACAAGCCAGACTTAGTACACCAGGAGGCCTACGAGGAGGTGGATGCTGAGGATGTCTACCAGCTCACGGGTGTTGCAAAAGACAGAATTGCAAAACCCGTAAAACCTTCACCAGCATCATCAGTAGAGAGTGCTACAGATGAGGAGAAAGTAGATGTTCTTGAACAAGAGAAGGTTCAGCAACCAAGCAAACAGCTTTCTACAGATGAGGAGAAAGTCGACGGTCTTGAACACAAGAAGGTTCTTCAACCAAAGGAACAGCTTTCTACAGATGAGGAGAAGGTAGATGCTCATGAACAAGAGGAGGTTCAGCAGCCAAAGGAGCAGCTTTTTACAGATGAGGAGAAGGTAGATGCTCATGAAAAAGAGGAGGATCAGCAGCTAAAGGAGCAGCTTTCTACAGATGTGGAGAAAGTAGATGCTCCTGAACAAGAGAAGGACCAGCAGCCAAAGGAGCAGCTTTCTACAGATGAGGAGAAAGTAGATGCTCATGAACAAGAGGAGGACCAGCAGCCAAAGGAGCAGCTTTTTACAGATGAGGAGAAGGTAGATGCTCATGAACAAGAGGAGGATCGGCAGCTAAAGGAGCAGCTTTCCACAGATGAGAAGAAAGTAGATGCCCATGAACAAGAGGAAGATCAGCAGCCAAAGGAGCAGATTTCTACAGATGTGGAGAAAGTCGATATTCATGAACCAGAGCTTCAGCAATCTAAGGATCAGGTCCCTCTGGAATTAGAGGCAATAAAGGCAGATACTCTAGAGGGAAATGCCCCAGAAGCATCTTCACAGCCTGCTATAGGTACCTCTACTGCCCCAGGAGCACATAGTGAGCAAGAGGATGAAGACGTAGAACTGGCTGAAGAGCCTGAAGAAGTCATGGAGGAAGTCCAAGCATCAGTATGTCTGGGAAaggagaaggagcaggaggGGCTTGAGGAGGCAGAGCTTGTTGAAGGTGCAAAAGCAGCTGCTGTGGAGACATTGGAGCCCCGAGCCATCATTGAATCAGTGGTCACTGTGGAAGATGACTTCATCACGGTAGTGCAAACCATCGATGAGGGAGAACAATCCGGACACAGCGTCCGCTTCTCTGCCCCACCTGAGGATGACCAGGTACAAGTTCACccggaggaggaagaagaagaagaagaagaagaagaggaatcAATTGAAATAGCCCAAGAAGTTGCTCTGGAAGCTGCCAGTCTTGAGGAGATTTCAGATGTCCCAGAAGTTCCTGAGATGACCACCTCCCCCATGAAGGAGGCGGCATCAGAGAGCGAGCCAAAAACAGAGACGGATGACTACAGAGACGAGACAACCATCGACGACTCCATCTTAGACACAGACAGTGCCTGGGTGGACACTCAAG ATGATGACAGGAGCATTGTGACAGAGAAAATTGAACCGCTCCCCAAAGTGCAGAGTCCCGTCGTCTCGAGGCCGTCTGCGGACAAGCACATGCGGGCGAAATCCGCGGGCCGAGCGAGGGCGCGTGTCTCCACCCCCGAGCGCCGGCCCGTCCGGAAAGAGCGCAGCTCCGGGCCCAGGGACGAGGGCAGGAAGAAAAAAG CTGTGATTAAGAAGGCTGATCTTACTAAAAAATCAGAGTCTCAGACGCGCTCTCCCTCCCGGAAGAGCGCTTATAGGCCTGCGGCCAGACAGCCCAGGCCAGCCCAGCACGTCAGTGCTAAACGGAAACCCGCAG TTCTATCAGTCTCTCCAGCCATCGGGGTGGCAGAAGGGCGGCAGCCGCTCAGCGTTGCCCATAAGTCCCGGGAAAGGACCGCG GATGGCAGCTCACGGAGCCCAGAGAAGAGGTCCTCCCTGCCCCGGCCTGCCTCCATCCTGACCCGGAGAGCCCCTCCGGCAGACCAGGATGAGACCTCCACCTCCATCACCAGCTCCGGCTCCACTGCCCCCCGCCGCCCCACCT CATTTCGCACTGAGGGCCGGGCAGAGCACAGGACCGGACGGGCCCCCACTATGACAG GGACAGAGTCCACCCGCTCGCGCTCGGCCCGCAgcggcacctccactccccgCACCCCCGGCTCCACGGCCATCACCCCCGGCACCCCGCCCAGCTACTCCTGCCGTACCCCGGGCACCCCCCGCACCCCTGGGACGCCCAAATCCCTGAGCCTGCTGCCCCAGGAGAAGAAGGTGGCCGTCATCCGCACGCCGCCCAAGTCGCCCGCCACCACGCCCAAACAGCTGCGCGTGCTCAACCAGCCGCTGCCCGACCTGAAGAACGTCAAGGCCAAGATCGGCTCCACGGACAACATCAAGTACCAGCCCAAGGGGGGTCAG GTTTTAATCCCCAGCGTAAAGCTGGACTTTAGCCACGTTCAGTCTAGGTGTGGCTCCCTGGACAAAAGGCAGTACACTACAGCTGGTGGAAAC GTGTACATTCAGAACAAGAAGATAGACCTGAGCCACATCACCTCTAAGTGTGGATCAATGGACAACATTCATCATCGGCCAG GTGGTGGTCACATACGTATCGAGAGTGTGAAATTAGACTTCAAAGACAAGGCCCAGGCCAAAGTGGGCTCCCTGGacaatgctcaccacacacctgGAGGAGGAAACATCATG ATCGAGAGCCACAAGCTGGGCTTCCGAGACACGGCGAGGGCACGCGTGGACCACGGGGCCGAGATCATCGTGACCCAGTCCCCGCGGCTGTCCGGCACCACCTCTCCGCATCGCCACAGCAACATGTCCTCCTCGGGCAGCATCAACCTGCTGGAGTCTCCGCAGCTGGCCACGCTGGCTGAGGACGTCACCGCTGCGCTTGCCAAGCAGGGCTTATGA